Proteins encoded by one window of Camelus bactrianus isolate YW-2024 breed Bactrian camel chromosome 9, ASM4877302v1, whole genome shotgun sequence:
- the PPP6R1 gene encoding serine/threonine-protein phosphatase 6 regulatory subunit 1 isoform X2 — translation MFWKFDLHTSSHLDTLLERDDLSLPELLDEEDVLQECKVVNRKLLDFLLQPPHLQAMVAWVTQEPPASGEERLRYKYPSVACEILTSDVPQINDALGADESLLHRLYGFLQSSGSLNPLLASFFSKVMGVLINRKTDQLVSFLRKKDDFVDLLLQHIGTSAIMDLLLRLLTCVERPQLRHDVVNWLNEEKIIQRLIEQIHPSKDDNQHSNASQSLCDIIRLSREQMIQAQDSLEPDQLLATLEKQETIEQLLSNMLEGEQSQSVIVSGIQVLLTLLEPRRPRSESVTMNNFFSSVDGQLELLAQATLDSASSSVGTLHALRPRLGHFHQLLLEPPKLEPLRTTWGSLAPPLGNMRLHVVKLLASALSANDAALTQELLALDVPNTMLDLFFHYVFNNFLHAQVEVCVSTMLSSGPPSDSSSDTPAQNPVVKHLLQRCCLVERILTSWEENDRVQSAGGPRKGYMGHLTRVANALVQNLEKGPNAEQLGQLLKELPAEQQERWEAFVSGPLAETNKKNMVDLVNTHHLHSSSDDEDDRLKEFSFPEEAVLQQAFMDFQMQRMTSAFIDHFGFNDEEFGEQEESVNAPFDKTANITFSLNADDDNPNANLLEICYKDRIQQFDDDEDEEDEEEGQGSGESDGEDGTWQGSQLARGARLGQPPGVRSRGSTDSEEEEDDDEEEDEDGDGRAARGGAGPPSYPSPCPQPPGPGWTATFDPVPMDAPTGPQNCREKEPHSGPPAPQGAHGMPLDLPASSPAGPVAPSALQLRSQDPAPPPAPQEATDGSKVAEPLAPCQALISVGDLQATLRGTHSVPSSLDSATRDPATSVPASGAHQSPQTTGGEKSPEPLGLPRSQSALDLEPLLMPNGSAPGGPASPGSQ, via the exons ATGTTTTGGAAGTTTGACCTGCACACGAGCTCACACCTGGACACACTGCTGGAGCGGGATGACCTGAGCCTGCCGGAGCTGCTGGATGAGGAGGACGTGCTGCAGGAGTGCAAGGTTGTCAACCGCAAGCTGCTGGACTTCCTGCTGCAGCCTCCGCACCTGCAGGCCATGGTGGCCTGGGTCACCCAGGAGCCGCCGGCCAGCGGCGAGGAGCGGCTGCGCTACAA GTATCCCAGCGTGGCCTGCGAGATCCTGACGTCAGATGTGCCCCAGATCAACGATGCCCTGGGTGCGGACGAATCCCTCCTGCACCGGCTCTACGGCTTCCTGCAGAGCAGTGGCAGCCTCAACCCGCTGCTGGCCAGCTTCTTCAGCAAGGTCATGGGCGTCCTCATCAACCGCAAGACGGACCAG CTTGTGTCCTTCCTGCGGAAGAAGGACGACTTTGTGGACCTGCTGCTGCAGCACATCGGCACCTCCGCCATCATGGACCTCCTGCTGAGGCTCCTCACCTGCGTGGAGCGGCCGCAGCTGAGGCATGACGTGGTCAAC TGGCTGAACGAGGAGAAGATCATCCAGCGGCTCATTGAGCAGATCCACCCGTCCAAGGACGACAAT caACATTCCAATGCATCCCAGTCCCTGTGCGACATTATCCGCCTGAGCCGGGAGCAGATGATCCAAGCACAGGACAGCCTGGAGCCTGACCAGCTATTGGCCACCCTGGAGAA GCAGGAGACGATTGAGCAGCTCCTGAGCAACATGCTGGAGGGGGAGCAGAGCCAGTCCGTCATCGTGAGCGGAATCCAGGTGCTGCTGACGCTGCTGGAGCCCAGGAGGCCCAG GTCCGAGTCCGTGACCATGAACAACTTCTTCAGCAGTGTGGACGGGCAGCTGGAGCTCCTGGCCCAGGCAACCCTGGACAGCGCCTCGTCCAGTGTGGGAACCCTGCATGCCCTGCGCCCGCGGCTTGGCCACTTCCACCAGCTCCTGCTGGAGCCACCCAAG CTTGAGCCGCTGCGCACGACGTGGGGCAGCCTGGCCCCGCCACTGGGCAACATGCGGCTACATGTGGTCAAGCTGCTGGCCAGCGCCCTGAGCGCTAATGACGCAGCTTTGACCCAGGAGCTCCTGGCACTGGACGTGCCCAACACCATGCTG gacctcTTCTTCCACTACGTGTTCAACAACTTCTTGCATGCCCAAGTGGAGGTGTGTGTGAGTACGATGCTGAGCTCCGGGCCTCCTTCTGACAGCAGCTCTGACACACCTGCTCAGAACCCTGTTGTGAAACAT CTGCTGCAGCGTTGCTGCCTGGTGGAGCGCATCCTGACATCCTGGGAGGAGAACGACCGCGTGCA GTCCGCCGGGGGCCCTCGGAAAGGCTACATGGGCCACCTGACGAGAGTGGCCAACGCCCTGGTGCAGAACTTGGAGAAGGGGCCCAACGCCGAGCAGCTGGGGCAGCTGCTGAAGG AGCTGCCAGCAGAGCAGCAGGAGCGGTGGGAGGCCTTCGTGTCCGGACCCCTGGCGGAGACCAACAAGAAGAACATGGTGGATCTG GTGAACACGCACCACTTGCACTCCTCCAGCGACGATGAGGATGACAGGCTCAAGGAGTTCAGCTTCCCGGAGGAGGCGGTGCTGCAGCAG gcTTTCATGGACTTCCAGATGCAGCGCATGACCTCAGCCTTCATCGACCACTTTGGCTTCAACGATGAGGAGTttggggagcaggaggagagcGTGAA CGCGCCTTTTGACAAGACAGCCAACATCACCTTCTCCCTCAATGCCGACGACGACAAC CCCAACGCCAACCTCCTGGAGATATGCTACAAGGACCGGATCCAGCAGTTTGATGacgacgaggacgaggaggacgaggaggaaggCCAGGGCTCTGGGGAGTCCGACGGGGAGGatggcacatggcagggcagCCAGCTGGCCAGGGGGGCCCGCCTGGGCCAGCCCCCAGGCGTGCG gagcagaggcAGCACAGacagtgaggaggaagaggacgacgacgaggaggaggacgaggatggtGATGGCCGGGCGGCTCGTGGTGGGGCCGGGCCCCCCTCCTACCCCAGCCCTTGCCCCCAGCCTCCGG GTCCCGGTTGGACAGCCACATTTGACCCAGTGCCTATGGATGCCCCGACCGGCCCCCAAAACTGCAGGGAGAAGGAGCCGCATTCTGGGCCCCCCGCCCCACAGGGCGCCCACGGCATGCCCCTGGACCTCCCTGCCTCGAGCCCAGCTGGCCCTGTGGCCCCCAGTGCCCTGCAGCTCAG GTCTCAggaccccgcccctcccccagcacctcagGAAGCCACAGACGGCAGCAAAGTAGCGGAGCCCTTGG CCCCTTGCCAGGCCTTGATCAGTGTCGGGGACCTCCAGGCTACCCTCAGAGGGACACACTCCGTCCCCAGCTCCTTGGACAG TGCAACCAGAGACCCTGCTACCTCTGTCCCAGCCTCCGGGGCCCACCAGTCCCCCCAGACCACAGGTGGGGAGAAGAGCCCAGAGCCTTTGGGGCTCCCCCGAAGCCAGAG tgccctggACCTCGAGCCGCTCTTGATGCCCAACGGCTCTGCCCCAGGAGGGCCGGCGTCCCCGGGCTCCCAGTga
- the PPP6R1 gene encoding serine/threonine-protein phosphatase 6 regulatory subunit 1 isoform X3, which produces MFWKFDLHTSSHLDTLLERDDLSLPELLDEEDVLQECKVVNRKLLDFLLQPPHLQAMVAWVTQEPPASGEERLRYKYPSVACEILTSDVPQINDALGADESLLHRLYGFLQSSGSLNPLLASFFSKVMGVLINRKTDQLVSFLRKKDDFVDLLLQHIGTSAIMDLLLRLLTCVERPQLRHDVVNWLNEEKIIQRLIEQIHPSKDDNQHSNASQSLCDIIRLSREQMIQAQDSLEPDQLLATLEKQETIEQLLSNMLEGEQSQSVIVSGIQVLLTLLEPRRPRSESVTMNNFFSSVDGQLELLAQATLDSASSSVGTLHALRPRLGHFHQLLLEPPKLEPLRTTWGSLAPPLGNMRLHVVKLLASALSANDAALTQELLALDVPNTMLDLFFHYVFNNFLHAQVEVCVSTMLSSGPPSDSSSDTPAQNPVVKHLLQRCCLVERILTSWEENDRVQSAGGPRKGYMGHLTRVANALVQNLEKGPNAEQLGQLLKELPAEQQERWEAFVSGPLAETNKKNMVDLVNTHHLHSSSDDEDDRLKEFSFPEEAVLQQAFMDFQMQRMTSAFIDHFGFNDEEFGEQEESVNAPFDKTANITFSLNADDDNPNANLLEICYKDRIQQFDDDEDEEDEEEGQGSGESDGEDGTWQGSQLARGARLGQPPGVRGSTDSEEEEDDDEEEDEDGDGRAARGGAGPPSYPSPCPQPPGPGWTATFDPVPMDAPTGPQNCREKEPHSGPPAPQGAHGMPLDLPASSPAGPVAPSALQLRSQDPAPPPAPQEATDGSKVAEPLAPCQALISVGDLQATLRGTHSVPSSLDSATRDPATSVPASGAHQSPQTTGGEKSPEPLGLPRSQSSALDLEPLLMPNGSAPGGPASPGSQ; this is translated from the exons ATGTTTTGGAAGTTTGACCTGCACACGAGCTCACACCTGGACACACTGCTGGAGCGGGATGACCTGAGCCTGCCGGAGCTGCTGGATGAGGAGGACGTGCTGCAGGAGTGCAAGGTTGTCAACCGCAAGCTGCTGGACTTCCTGCTGCAGCCTCCGCACCTGCAGGCCATGGTGGCCTGGGTCACCCAGGAGCCGCCGGCCAGCGGCGAGGAGCGGCTGCGCTACAA GTATCCCAGCGTGGCCTGCGAGATCCTGACGTCAGATGTGCCCCAGATCAACGATGCCCTGGGTGCGGACGAATCCCTCCTGCACCGGCTCTACGGCTTCCTGCAGAGCAGTGGCAGCCTCAACCCGCTGCTGGCCAGCTTCTTCAGCAAGGTCATGGGCGTCCTCATCAACCGCAAGACGGACCAG CTTGTGTCCTTCCTGCGGAAGAAGGACGACTTTGTGGACCTGCTGCTGCAGCACATCGGCACCTCCGCCATCATGGACCTCCTGCTGAGGCTCCTCACCTGCGTGGAGCGGCCGCAGCTGAGGCATGACGTGGTCAAC TGGCTGAACGAGGAGAAGATCATCCAGCGGCTCATTGAGCAGATCCACCCGTCCAAGGACGACAAT caACATTCCAATGCATCCCAGTCCCTGTGCGACATTATCCGCCTGAGCCGGGAGCAGATGATCCAAGCACAGGACAGCCTGGAGCCTGACCAGCTATTGGCCACCCTGGAGAA GCAGGAGACGATTGAGCAGCTCCTGAGCAACATGCTGGAGGGGGAGCAGAGCCAGTCCGTCATCGTGAGCGGAATCCAGGTGCTGCTGACGCTGCTGGAGCCCAGGAGGCCCAG GTCCGAGTCCGTGACCATGAACAACTTCTTCAGCAGTGTGGACGGGCAGCTGGAGCTCCTGGCCCAGGCAACCCTGGACAGCGCCTCGTCCAGTGTGGGAACCCTGCATGCCCTGCGCCCGCGGCTTGGCCACTTCCACCAGCTCCTGCTGGAGCCACCCAAG CTTGAGCCGCTGCGCACGACGTGGGGCAGCCTGGCCCCGCCACTGGGCAACATGCGGCTACATGTGGTCAAGCTGCTGGCCAGCGCCCTGAGCGCTAATGACGCAGCTTTGACCCAGGAGCTCCTGGCACTGGACGTGCCCAACACCATGCTG gacctcTTCTTCCACTACGTGTTCAACAACTTCTTGCATGCCCAAGTGGAGGTGTGTGTGAGTACGATGCTGAGCTCCGGGCCTCCTTCTGACAGCAGCTCTGACACACCTGCTCAGAACCCTGTTGTGAAACAT CTGCTGCAGCGTTGCTGCCTGGTGGAGCGCATCCTGACATCCTGGGAGGAGAACGACCGCGTGCA GTCCGCCGGGGGCCCTCGGAAAGGCTACATGGGCCACCTGACGAGAGTGGCCAACGCCCTGGTGCAGAACTTGGAGAAGGGGCCCAACGCCGAGCAGCTGGGGCAGCTGCTGAAGG AGCTGCCAGCAGAGCAGCAGGAGCGGTGGGAGGCCTTCGTGTCCGGACCCCTGGCGGAGACCAACAAGAAGAACATGGTGGATCTG GTGAACACGCACCACTTGCACTCCTCCAGCGACGATGAGGATGACAGGCTCAAGGAGTTCAGCTTCCCGGAGGAGGCGGTGCTGCAGCAG gcTTTCATGGACTTCCAGATGCAGCGCATGACCTCAGCCTTCATCGACCACTTTGGCTTCAACGATGAGGAGTttggggagcaggaggagagcGTGAA CGCGCCTTTTGACAAGACAGCCAACATCACCTTCTCCCTCAATGCCGACGACGACAAC CCCAACGCCAACCTCCTGGAGATATGCTACAAGGACCGGATCCAGCAGTTTGATGacgacgaggacgaggaggacgaggaggaaggCCAGGGCTCTGGGGAGTCCGACGGGGAGGatggcacatggcagggcagCCAGCTGGCCAGGGGGGCCCGCCTGGGCCAGCCCCCAGGCGTGCG aggcAGCACAGacagtgaggaggaagaggacgacgacgaggaggaggacgaggatggtGATGGCCGGGCGGCTCGTGGTGGGGCCGGGCCCCCCTCCTACCCCAGCCCTTGCCCCCAGCCTCCGG GTCCCGGTTGGACAGCCACATTTGACCCAGTGCCTATGGATGCCCCGACCGGCCCCCAAAACTGCAGGGAGAAGGAGCCGCATTCTGGGCCCCCCGCCCCACAGGGCGCCCACGGCATGCCCCTGGACCTCCCTGCCTCGAGCCCAGCTGGCCCTGTGGCCCCCAGTGCCCTGCAGCTCAG GTCTCAggaccccgcccctcccccagcacctcagGAAGCCACAGACGGCAGCAAAGTAGCGGAGCCCTTGG CCCCTTGCCAGGCCTTGATCAGTGTCGGGGACCTCCAGGCTACCCTCAGAGGGACACACTCCGTCCCCAGCTCCTTGGACAG TGCAACCAGAGACCCTGCTACCTCTGTCCCAGCCTCCGGGGCCCACCAGTCCCCCCAGACCACAGGTGGGGAGAAGAGCCCAGAGCCTTTGGGGCTCCCCCGAAGCCAGAG cagtgccctggACCTCGAGCCGCTCTTGATGCCCAACGGCTCTGCCCCAGGAGGGCCGGCGTCCCCGGGCTCCCA GTAA
- the PPP6R1 gene encoding serine/threonine-protein phosphatase 6 regulatory subunit 1 isoform X4 produces the protein MFWKFDLHTSSHLDTLLERDDLSLPELLDEEDVLQECKVVNRKLLDFLLQPPHLQAMVAWVTQEPPASGEERLRYKYPSVACEILTSDVPQINDALGADESLLHRLYGFLQSSGSLNPLLASFFSKVMGVLINRKTDQLVSFLRKKDDFVDLLLQHIGTSAIMDLLLRLLTCVERPQLRHDVVNWLNEEKIIQRLIEQIHPSKDDNQHSNASQSLCDIIRLSREQMIQAQDSLEPDQLLATLEKQETIEQLLSNMLEGEQSQSVIVSGIQVLLTLLEPRRPRSESVTMNNFFSSVDGQLELLAQATLDSASSSVGTLHALRPRLGHFHQLLLEPPKLEPLRTTWGSLAPPLGNMRLHVVKLLASALSANDAALTQELLALDVPNTMLDLFFHYVFNNFLHAQVEVCVSTMLSSGPPSDSSSDTPAQNPVVKHLLQRCCLVERILTSWEENDRVQSAGGPRKGYMGHLTRVANALVQNLEKGPNAEQLGQLLKELPAEQQERWEAFVSGPLAETNKKNMVDLVNTHHLHSSSDDEDDRLKEFSFPEEAVLQQAFMDFQMQRMTSAFIDHFGFNDEEFGEQEESVNAPFDKTANITFSLNADDDNPNANLLEICYKDRIQQFDDDEDEEDEEEGQGSGESDGEDGTWQGSQLARGARLGQPPGVRSRGSTDSEEEEDDDEEEDEDGDGRAARGGAGPPSYPSPCPQPPGPGWTATFDPVPMDAPTGPQNCREKEPHSGPPAPQGAHGMPLDLPASSPAGPVAPSALQLRSQDPAPPPAPQEATDGSKVAEPLAPCQALISVGDLQATLRGTHSVPSSLDSATRDPATSVPASGAHQSPQTTGGEKSPEPLGLPRSQSSALDLEPLLMPNGSAPGGPASPGSQ, from the exons ATGTTTTGGAAGTTTGACCTGCACACGAGCTCACACCTGGACACACTGCTGGAGCGGGATGACCTGAGCCTGCCGGAGCTGCTGGATGAGGAGGACGTGCTGCAGGAGTGCAAGGTTGTCAACCGCAAGCTGCTGGACTTCCTGCTGCAGCCTCCGCACCTGCAGGCCATGGTGGCCTGGGTCACCCAGGAGCCGCCGGCCAGCGGCGAGGAGCGGCTGCGCTACAA GTATCCCAGCGTGGCCTGCGAGATCCTGACGTCAGATGTGCCCCAGATCAACGATGCCCTGGGTGCGGACGAATCCCTCCTGCACCGGCTCTACGGCTTCCTGCAGAGCAGTGGCAGCCTCAACCCGCTGCTGGCCAGCTTCTTCAGCAAGGTCATGGGCGTCCTCATCAACCGCAAGACGGACCAG CTTGTGTCCTTCCTGCGGAAGAAGGACGACTTTGTGGACCTGCTGCTGCAGCACATCGGCACCTCCGCCATCATGGACCTCCTGCTGAGGCTCCTCACCTGCGTGGAGCGGCCGCAGCTGAGGCATGACGTGGTCAAC TGGCTGAACGAGGAGAAGATCATCCAGCGGCTCATTGAGCAGATCCACCCGTCCAAGGACGACAAT caACATTCCAATGCATCCCAGTCCCTGTGCGACATTATCCGCCTGAGCCGGGAGCAGATGATCCAAGCACAGGACAGCCTGGAGCCTGACCAGCTATTGGCCACCCTGGAGAA GCAGGAGACGATTGAGCAGCTCCTGAGCAACATGCTGGAGGGGGAGCAGAGCCAGTCCGTCATCGTGAGCGGAATCCAGGTGCTGCTGACGCTGCTGGAGCCCAGGAGGCCCAG GTCCGAGTCCGTGACCATGAACAACTTCTTCAGCAGTGTGGACGGGCAGCTGGAGCTCCTGGCCCAGGCAACCCTGGACAGCGCCTCGTCCAGTGTGGGAACCCTGCATGCCCTGCGCCCGCGGCTTGGCCACTTCCACCAGCTCCTGCTGGAGCCACCCAAG CTTGAGCCGCTGCGCACGACGTGGGGCAGCCTGGCCCCGCCACTGGGCAACATGCGGCTACATGTGGTCAAGCTGCTGGCCAGCGCCCTGAGCGCTAATGACGCAGCTTTGACCCAGGAGCTCCTGGCACTGGACGTGCCCAACACCATGCTG gacctcTTCTTCCACTACGTGTTCAACAACTTCTTGCATGCCCAAGTGGAGGTGTGTGTGAGTACGATGCTGAGCTCCGGGCCTCCTTCTGACAGCAGCTCTGACACACCTGCTCAGAACCCTGTTGTGAAACAT CTGCTGCAGCGTTGCTGCCTGGTGGAGCGCATCCTGACATCCTGGGAGGAGAACGACCGCGTGCA GTCCGCCGGGGGCCCTCGGAAAGGCTACATGGGCCACCTGACGAGAGTGGCCAACGCCCTGGTGCAGAACTTGGAGAAGGGGCCCAACGCCGAGCAGCTGGGGCAGCTGCTGAAGG AGCTGCCAGCAGAGCAGCAGGAGCGGTGGGAGGCCTTCGTGTCCGGACCCCTGGCGGAGACCAACAAGAAGAACATGGTGGATCTG GTGAACACGCACCACTTGCACTCCTCCAGCGACGATGAGGATGACAGGCTCAAGGAGTTCAGCTTCCCGGAGGAGGCGGTGCTGCAGCAG gcTTTCATGGACTTCCAGATGCAGCGCATGACCTCAGCCTTCATCGACCACTTTGGCTTCAACGATGAGGAGTttggggagcaggaggagagcGTGAA CGCGCCTTTTGACAAGACAGCCAACATCACCTTCTCCCTCAATGCCGACGACGACAAC CCCAACGCCAACCTCCTGGAGATATGCTACAAGGACCGGATCCAGCAGTTTGATGacgacgaggacgaggaggacgaggaggaaggCCAGGGCTCTGGGGAGTCCGACGGGGAGGatggcacatggcagggcagCCAGCTGGCCAGGGGGGCCCGCCTGGGCCAGCCCCCAGGCGTGCG gagcagaggcAGCACAGacagtgaggaggaagaggacgacgacgaggaggaggacgaggatggtGATGGCCGGGCGGCTCGTGGTGGGGCCGGGCCCCCCTCCTACCCCAGCCCTTGCCCCCAGCCTCCGG GTCCCGGTTGGACAGCCACATTTGACCCAGTGCCTATGGATGCCCCGACCGGCCCCCAAAACTGCAGGGAGAAGGAGCCGCATTCTGGGCCCCCCGCCCCACAGGGCGCCCACGGCATGCCCCTGGACCTCCCTGCCTCGAGCCCAGCTGGCCCTGTGGCCCCCAGTGCCCTGCAGCTCAG GTCTCAggaccccgcccctcccccagcacctcagGAAGCCACAGACGGCAGCAAAGTAGCGGAGCCCTTGG CCCCTTGCCAGGCCTTGATCAGTGTCGGGGACCTCCAGGCTACCCTCAGAGGGACACACTCCGTCCCCAGCTCCTTGGACAG TGCAACCAGAGACCCTGCTACCTCTGTCCCAGCCTCCGGGGCCCACCAGTCCCCCCAGACCACAGGTGGGGAGAAGAGCCCAGAGCCTTTGGGGCTCCCCCGAAGCCAGAG cagtgccctggACCTCGAGCCGCTCTTGATGCCCAACGGCTCTGCCCCAGGAGGGCCGGCGTCCCCGGGCTCCCA GTAA
- the PPP6R1 gene encoding serine/threonine-protein phosphatase 6 regulatory subunit 1 isoform X6 yields the protein MFWKFDLHTSSHLDTLLERDDLSLPELLDEEDVLQECKVVNRKLLDFLLQPPHLQAMVAWVTQEPPASGEERLRYKYPSVACEILTSDVPQINDALGADESLLHRLYGFLQSSGSLNPLLASFFSKVMGVLINRKTDQLVSFLRKKDDFVDLLLQHIGTSAIMDLLLRLLTCVERPQLRHDVVNWLNEEKIIQRLIEQIHPSKDDNQHSNASQSLCDIIRLSREQMIQAQDSLEPDQLLATLEKQETIEQLLSNMLEGEQSQSVIVSGIQVLLTLLEPRRPSVDGQLELLAQATLDSASSSVGTLHALRPRLGHFHQLLLEPPKLEPLRTTWGSLAPPLGNMRLHVVKLLASALSANDAALTQELLALDVPNTMLDLFFHYVFNNFLHAQVEVCVSTMLSSGPPSDSSSDTPAQNPVVKHLLQRCCLVERILTSWEENDRVQSAGGPRKGYMGHLTRVANALVQNLEKGPNAEQLGQLLKELPAEQQERWEAFVSGPLAETNKKNMVDLVNTHHLHSSSDDEDDRLKEFSFPEEAVLQQAFMDFQMQRMTSAFIDHFGFNDEEFGEQEESVNAPFDKTANITFSLNADDDNPNANLLEICYKDRIQQFDDDEDEEDEEEGQGSGESDGEDGTWQGSQLARGARLGQPPGVRSRGSTDSEEEEDDDEEEDEDGDGRAARGGAGPPSYPSPCPQPPGPGWTATFDPVPMDAPTGPQNCREKEPHSGPPAPQGAHGMPLDLPASSPAGPVAPSALQLRSQDPAPPPAPQEATDGSKVAEPLAPCQALISVGDLQATLRGTHSVPSSLDSATRDPATSVPASGAHQSPQTTGGEKSPEPLGLPRSQSSALDLEPLLMPNGSAPGGPASPGSQ from the exons ATGTTTTGGAAGTTTGACCTGCACACGAGCTCACACCTGGACACACTGCTGGAGCGGGATGACCTGAGCCTGCCGGAGCTGCTGGATGAGGAGGACGTGCTGCAGGAGTGCAAGGTTGTCAACCGCAAGCTGCTGGACTTCCTGCTGCAGCCTCCGCACCTGCAGGCCATGGTGGCCTGGGTCACCCAGGAGCCGCCGGCCAGCGGCGAGGAGCGGCTGCGCTACAA GTATCCCAGCGTGGCCTGCGAGATCCTGACGTCAGATGTGCCCCAGATCAACGATGCCCTGGGTGCGGACGAATCCCTCCTGCACCGGCTCTACGGCTTCCTGCAGAGCAGTGGCAGCCTCAACCCGCTGCTGGCCAGCTTCTTCAGCAAGGTCATGGGCGTCCTCATCAACCGCAAGACGGACCAG CTTGTGTCCTTCCTGCGGAAGAAGGACGACTTTGTGGACCTGCTGCTGCAGCACATCGGCACCTCCGCCATCATGGACCTCCTGCTGAGGCTCCTCACCTGCGTGGAGCGGCCGCAGCTGAGGCATGACGTGGTCAAC TGGCTGAACGAGGAGAAGATCATCCAGCGGCTCATTGAGCAGATCCACCCGTCCAAGGACGACAAT caACATTCCAATGCATCCCAGTCCCTGTGCGACATTATCCGCCTGAGCCGGGAGCAGATGATCCAAGCACAGGACAGCCTGGAGCCTGACCAGCTATTGGCCACCCTGGAGAA GCAGGAGACGATTGAGCAGCTCCTGAGCAACATGCTGGAGGGGGAGCAGAGCCAGTCCGTCATCGTGAGCGGAATCCAGGTGCTGCTGACGCTGCTGGAGCCCAGGAGGCCCAG TGTGGACGGGCAGCTGGAGCTCCTGGCCCAGGCAACCCTGGACAGCGCCTCGTCCAGTGTGGGAACCCTGCATGCCCTGCGCCCGCGGCTTGGCCACTTCCACCAGCTCCTGCTGGAGCCACCCAAG CTTGAGCCGCTGCGCACGACGTGGGGCAGCCTGGCCCCGCCACTGGGCAACATGCGGCTACATGTGGTCAAGCTGCTGGCCAGCGCCCTGAGCGCTAATGACGCAGCTTTGACCCAGGAGCTCCTGGCACTGGACGTGCCCAACACCATGCTG gacctcTTCTTCCACTACGTGTTCAACAACTTCTTGCATGCCCAAGTGGAGGTGTGTGTGAGTACGATGCTGAGCTCCGGGCCTCCTTCTGACAGCAGCTCTGACACACCTGCTCAGAACCCTGTTGTGAAACAT CTGCTGCAGCGTTGCTGCCTGGTGGAGCGCATCCTGACATCCTGGGAGGAGAACGACCGCGTGCA GTCCGCCGGGGGCCCTCGGAAAGGCTACATGGGCCACCTGACGAGAGTGGCCAACGCCCTGGTGCAGAACTTGGAGAAGGGGCCCAACGCCGAGCAGCTGGGGCAGCTGCTGAAGG AGCTGCCAGCAGAGCAGCAGGAGCGGTGGGAGGCCTTCGTGTCCGGACCCCTGGCGGAGACCAACAAGAAGAACATGGTGGATCTG GTGAACACGCACCACTTGCACTCCTCCAGCGACGATGAGGATGACAGGCTCAAGGAGTTCAGCTTCCCGGAGGAGGCGGTGCTGCAGCAG gcTTTCATGGACTTCCAGATGCAGCGCATGACCTCAGCCTTCATCGACCACTTTGGCTTCAACGATGAGGAGTttggggagcaggaggagagcGTGAA CGCGCCTTTTGACAAGACAGCCAACATCACCTTCTCCCTCAATGCCGACGACGACAAC CCCAACGCCAACCTCCTGGAGATATGCTACAAGGACCGGATCCAGCAGTTTGATGacgacgaggacgaggaggacgaggaggaaggCCAGGGCTCTGGGGAGTCCGACGGGGAGGatggcacatggcagggcagCCAGCTGGCCAGGGGGGCCCGCCTGGGCCAGCCCCCAGGCGTGCG gagcagaggcAGCACAGacagtgaggaggaagaggacgacgacgaggaggaggacgaggatggtGATGGCCGGGCGGCTCGTGGTGGGGCCGGGCCCCCCTCCTACCCCAGCCCTTGCCCCCAGCCTCCGG GTCCCGGTTGGACAGCCACATTTGACCCAGTGCCTATGGATGCCCCGACCGGCCCCCAAAACTGCAGGGAGAAGGAGCCGCATTCTGGGCCCCCCGCCCCACAGGGCGCCCACGGCATGCCCCTGGACCTCCCTGCCTCGAGCCCAGCTGGCCCTGTGGCCCCCAGTGCCCTGCAGCTCAG GTCTCAggaccccgcccctcccccagcacctcagGAAGCCACAGACGGCAGCAAAGTAGCGGAGCCCTTGG CCCCTTGCCAGGCCTTGATCAGTGTCGGGGACCTCCAGGCTACCCTCAGAGGGACACACTCCGTCCCCAGCTCCTTGGACAG TGCAACCAGAGACCCTGCTACCTCTGTCCCAGCCTCCGGGGCCCACCAGTCCCCCCAGACCACAGGTGGGGAGAAGAGCCCAGAGCCTTTGGGGCTCCCCCGAAGCCAGAG cagtgccctggACCTCGAGCCGCTCTTGATGCCCAACGGCTCTGCCCCAGGAGGGCCGGCGTCCCCGGGCTCCCA GTAA